A genomic segment from Scylla paramamosain isolate STU-SP2022 unplaced genomic scaffold, ASM3559412v1 Contig115, whole genome shotgun sequence encodes:
- the LOC135099287 gene encoding histidine-rich glycoprotein-like, with protein sequence MLPHTTPHHTTLHHATPHCFTLHHTTLYHTIPYHTALHHTTLHHTALHCTTPHCTTPYHTESHHTTFHHTAQQHTTLHQHTTPYHTSPHLTTLCHTTSHHTSAHHASPHHTTSHHTTPHHTAQHHTTPHSHHTPASHPAAVYRITQANKYFIHHTTLHTTHQPVTQQQSETDIRIHICIRKMTSAYTSAPVDV encoded by the exons atgctcccccataccacaccacaccacacaacactgcaccacgccacaccacactgcTTCACTctacaccacacaacactgtatcacaccataccataccacactgcattacaccacaccacactgcaccacactgcactacactgcaccacaccacactgtaccacaccataccacactgagtcacaccacaccacattccACCACACTGCACAGCAACACACTACACTtcaccaacacaccacaccataccacacctcaccacacctcaccacactgtgtcacaccacatcacatcacacttCAGCACACCacgcctcaccacaccacaccacatcacaccacactacaccacaccacactgcacaacatcacaccacaccacact cacaccacacaccggccAGTCACCCAGCAGCAGTGTACAGGATAACACAAGCCAACAAGTACTTCATACATCACACtacactgcacaccacacaccagccagtcacccagcagcagt CAGAGACTGATATCCGCATCCACATCTGCATCCGCAAAATGACATCCGCATATACATCCGCACCCGTGGATGTCTGA